One stretch of Priestia megaterium DNA includes these proteins:
- a CDS encoding CDI toxin immunity protein codes for MTKVEHYIQALGNSADLLTKRQTSIYFEKLLNTFPFLTIMQINWRKVLIKKSTRHIEEIKKWLQEMNIKEHQVVLFWKRATKAVSVDLDQALLFFQQTADLTEEAFIYCPSVDYVIEYFKDGKMMIGLAAR; via the coding sequence ATGACAAAAGTAGAACATTATATTCAAGCATTGGGTAACAGTGCAGATTTGCTAACAAAAAGGCAGACAAGCATTTACTTCGAAAAACTTTTAAACACCTTTCCTTTTTTAACAATCATGCAAATTAATTGGAGAAAAGTATTAATTAAAAAGTCCACCCGGCATATTGAAGAAATCAAAAAATGGCTTCAAGAGATGAATATAAAAGAACATCAGGTTGTTTTATTTTGGAAACGAGCAACTAAAGCTGTAAGCGTCGATTTAGATCAGGCTTTACTGTTTTTTCAACAAACAGCTGATCTTACAGAAGAAGCATTTATTTACTGTCCGTCTGTTGACTATGTAATTGAGTATTTTAAAGACGGTAAAATGATGATTGGTTTAGCAGCACGCTAA
- a CDS encoding NUDIX domain-containing protein, translated as MSNKKAMTNQKKKEYPKPYGYTSDIAVFTIVTEEKEPYKPPKMNLKLMLIQRAMVNAEGEKNSEAGKWALPGGFVQPDESAFEAAKRELEEETGVKDIHLKHYGVYDEPGRDDRGWVITNAHYAIVPEDSLIKRKANDDAARVELFKIDEIFSLPLAFDHEIIIRDAIKEIKKDLLQTTIAQKFLPSQFTYSELQAVLLTVTDDAAIKSDQAFARKIRMLPFIEEVDGKTTTRTSKKPTKLYRFVEMNVMKPIYTARY; from the coding sequence ATGTCGAACAAAAAAGCAATGACGAATCAAAAGAAAAAAGAATACCCTAAACCATATGGCTATACGTCAGATATTGCTGTATTTACGATTGTGACGGAAGAAAAAGAACCATACAAACCACCTAAAATGAATTTGAAATTAATGCTTATCCAACGAGCAATGGTGAATGCAGAGGGAGAAAAGAACAGCGAAGCAGGAAAATGGGCGCTTCCCGGCGGATTTGTCCAGCCTGATGAATCAGCTTTTGAAGCGGCCAAAAGAGAGCTCGAAGAAGAAACGGGCGTAAAAGATATTCATTTAAAACACTATGGTGTCTATGATGAGCCTGGCAGGGACGATAGAGGATGGGTCATTACAAACGCACATTATGCAATCGTCCCAGAAGATAGTCTAATAAAGCGAAAAGCGAATGATGATGCTGCTCGAGTTGAATTATTTAAAATAGATGAAATCTTTTCATTGCCTTTAGCTTTTGATCATGAAATCATCATTCGAGATGCAATCAAGGAAATTAAGAAAGATTTATTGCAAACGACCATTGCCCAGAAGTTTCTGCCTTCTCAGTTTACATACTCTGAGCTGCAGGCTGTGCTGCTTACCGTAACGGATGATGCAGCGATTAAAAGTGATCAGGCCTTTGCACGAAAAATAAGAATGCTGCCATTTATTGAAGAAGTAGACGGAAAAACAACGACGAGAACGTCTAAAAAACCAACAAAGCTCTACCGGTTTGTTGAAATGAATGTGATGAAGCCAATCTATACAGCACGCTATTAA
- a CDS encoding cysteine hydrolase family protein encodes MKKALINIDYTNDFVAENGALTCGEPGRHIETSISDITRQFIEQNEYVVFAIDFHKENDSLHPESALFPPHNVEGSAGRELYGKLNDLYNVYQSKANIEWMNKTRYSAFAGTNLEIKLRERQITDVYLAGVCTDICVLHTAVDAYNKGFAIYIYEKAVASFNQKGHEWALEHFKSCLGAEII; translated from the coding sequence ATGAAAAAAGCACTGATTAACATCGATTATACAAATGATTTTGTAGCTGAAAACGGAGCTTTGACATGCGGAGAACCAGGGCGACACATTGAAACATCCATAAGCGATATTACGCGTCAATTTATTGAGCAAAACGAGTATGTCGTGTTCGCCATTGATTTTCATAAAGAAAATGATTCCTTGCATCCAGAATCAGCGCTGTTTCCGCCTCATAATGTTGAAGGTTCTGCAGGAAGAGAGCTATACGGAAAGTTAAATGATTTATATAACGTGTATCAATCAAAGGCAAATATAGAATGGATGAATAAAACGAGATACAGCGCATTTGCTGGAACGAATCTGGAGATTAAACTGCGAGAAAGACAAATTACCGATGTCTACTTAGCAGGTGTATGTACGGATATCTGTGTACTTCATACAGCAGTAGATGCCTATAATAAAGGGTTTGCTATTTATATTTATGAAAAAGCCGTAGCAAGCTTTAATCAAAAAGGTCATGAGTGGGCGCTTGAACATTTTAAATCTTGCCTCGGAGCAGAAATTATTTAA
- a CDS encoding nicotinate phosphoribosyltransferase, with translation MNMFTDDSVMLHTDLYQINMGETYWEDNIHQKKAVFEVFFRKLPFGNGYAVFAGLERIIEYIKAFKFSESDLTYLHEELGFKEDYLAYLKDLTFTGTIRCMREGELVFHNEPILRVEAPLIEAQLVETAILNIVNYQTLIATKAARIKHVVGDQVAMEFGTRRAQEMDAAIWGTRAAYIGGFGATSNVRAGKKFGIPVAGTHAHAMVQAYKDEYIAFHKYARRHKNCVFLVDTYDTLKSGVPNAIKVAKELGDKINFTAIRLDSGDLTYLSKKARQMLDEAGFTETKIVASNDLDEDTIMHLKSQGAQIDTWGIGTKLITAYDQPALGAVYKLVSIEGENGEMMDTIKISANPEKVSTPGLKRVYRIINNLNGKSEGDYITMEDEDPQSEERLKMFHPVHTFISKFVTNFEAKELHHDIFVNGELVYETEELQEIQQYVKDNLELLWDEYKRTRNPEEYPVDLSEKCWENKTRQIAYVKQKVAEALNKK, from the coding sequence ATGAATATGTTTACGGATGACAGCGTAATGCTACACACCGATTTATATCAAATTAATATGGGAGAAACGTACTGGGAAGATAATATTCATCAAAAGAAGGCTGTTTTTGAAGTTTTCTTCCGCAAACTTCCTTTTGGGAATGGCTATGCTGTTTTTGCTGGGTTAGAAAGAATTATTGAATATATTAAAGCATTTAAATTTAGCGAATCAGATTTAACCTACTTGCACGAAGAATTAGGTTTTAAAGAAGATTATTTAGCTTACTTAAAAGACCTTACGTTTACTGGAACGATTCGATGTATGCGTGAAGGTGAGCTTGTGTTTCATAATGAACCAATTTTACGTGTAGAAGCACCATTAATTGAAGCTCAGCTCGTAGAAACAGCTATTTTGAATATTGTGAATTATCAAACGCTGATTGCGACGAAAGCAGCTCGAATCAAACATGTAGTAGGAGATCAAGTGGCAATGGAATTTGGAACACGCCGCGCTCAAGAAATGGACGCTGCTATTTGGGGAACAAGAGCAGCCTATATTGGCGGATTTGGTGCTACTTCTAACGTGCGAGCAGGAAAGAAATTTGGAATTCCAGTTGCAGGAACGCATGCTCATGCAATGGTGCAAGCTTATAAAGACGAATATATTGCATTTCATAAATATGCTCGTCGCCATAAAAACTGCGTGTTTCTAGTTGATACGTACGATACGTTAAAATCAGGAGTTCCCAATGCCATTAAAGTAGCAAAAGAATTAGGCGATAAAATTAATTTTACAGCGATTCGCTTAGACAGCGGCGATTTAACATATTTATCTAAAAAAGCTCGTCAAATGTTAGATGAAGCAGGGTTTACAGAGACAAAAATTGTTGCTTCCAACGATTTAGATGAAGATACGATTATGCATTTAAAGTCGCAAGGGGCACAAATAGACACGTGGGGAATTGGTACTAAGCTCATTACTGCATATGATCAGCCGGCGCTTGGAGCAGTGTATAAACTCGTCTCTATTGAAGGAGAAAATGGCGAGATGATGGATACGATTAAAATTAGCGCGAATCCTGAAAAAGTGAGTACACCAGGGTTGAAGCGCGTATATCGTATTATTAATAATTTGAATGGGAAATCTGAAGGGGATTATATCACGATGGAAGACGAAGATCCTCAAAGCGAAGAACGTTTAAAAATGTTCCATCCTGTTCATACGTTTATCAGTAAATTCGTCACAAATTTTGAGGCAAAAGAACTCCATCATGATATCTTTGTAAACGGAGAGCTTGTGTATGAAACAGAAGAACTTCAGGAAATTCAGCAGTACGTAAAAGATAATTTAGAGCTGCTTTGGGATGAATATAAGCGCACGCGCAATCCTGAAGAATATCCAGTAGATTTAAGCGAAAAGTGTTGGGAAAATAAAACGCGTCAAATTGCGTACGTAAAACAAAAAGTAGCGGAAGCCCTAAATAAAAAATAG
- the nadD gene encoding nicotinate (nicotinamide) nucleotide adenylyltransferase: protein MSDTLAYFQQLNPDKKIDKLLEKGAKIGIYGSSFDPVTNVHLWTASTVAHRKKLDAIIFLPSSHKRTDKKLQTSDEHRVNMVSLAIKDNPKFLLDTYELDVLPGYHYTYYTMEHFKKLLPHADLFFIMGADLLQDIGEGKWKKADELISKNQFIIMAREGIDMLKAISHSPLLRNYDDGRFHLLDKGLAMEISSTYIRQEFARGGEPRYLMPDLCYFYSKKHGLYQ, encoded by the coding sequence ATGTCAGATACGCTTGCTTATTTTCAACAGCTAAACCCTGATAAGAAAATAGATAAGCTTTTAGAAAAAGGAGCGAAAATTGGGATTTATGGTTCTTCTTTTGATCCGGTTACCAATGTTCATCTTTGGACGGCCTCAACGGTTGCGCACCGAAAGAAGTTAGATGCTATTATCTTTTTGCCTTCGTCGCACAAACGAACAGATAAAAAGCTCCAGACGTCGGATGAGCACCGTGTAAATATGGTTAGCTTAGCGATTAAAGACAACCCGAAATTTTTGCTCGATACGTATGAGCTAGACGTATTGCCCGGCTATCATTACACATACTACACTATGGAGCACTTTAAAAAATTGCTTCCACACGCTGACTTATTTTTTATTATGGGAGCCGACTTACTTCAAGATATTGGTGAAGGCAAGTGGAAGAAAGCAGATGAACTTATTAGTAAAAACCAGTTTATCATCATGGCAAGAGAGGGAATAGACATGTTGAAAGCTATTAGTCATTCTCCTTTGCTTCGAAATTATGACGACGGCCGGTTTCACCTTCTTGATAAAGGGCTGGCGATGGAAATCAGCTCTACTTATATTCGTCAAGAATTTGCCCGGGGCGGAGAACCAAGATATTTAATGCCTGATCTCTGTTATTTTTATAGTAAAAAACATGGACTGTATCAGTAA
- the nadE gene encoding ammonia-dependent NAD(+) synthetase, with the protein MSDMQEKIRKELHVKSEIDPAQEIHARVDFLKNYLKSANAKGFVLGISGGQDSSLAGRLAQIAVDELRKEEYEAKFVAVRLPHGTQHDEADAKASLEFIKPNETYTFNIKNTVEAFESSFTGATDIALSDFHKGNVKARTRMIVQYAIGGENGLLVIGTDHAAEAVTGFFTKYGDGGADVLPLTGLTKRQGKALLKELGADKRLYEKVPTADLLDNSPGQSDETELGISYDELDDYLEGKEVSQQAAEKIEQRYRITEHKRQLPASMFDEWWK; encoded by the coding sequence ATGTCAGACATGCAAGAAAAAATAAGAAAAGAGCTACATGTGAAATCTGAAATTGATCCAGCACAAGAAATTCATGCCCGCGTTGATTTTCTCAAAAACTACCTAAAGTCAGCAAATGCAAAAGGCTTTGTATTAGGTATAAGCGGAGGGCAGGACTCTAGCTTAGCTGGACGATTAGCGCAGATTGCTGTAGACGAATTGCGAAAAGAAGAATATGAAGCAAAATTTGTAGCCGTTCGCTTGCCTCATGGCACGCAGCATGATGAAGCGGATGCGAAGGCGTCACTAGAATTTATTAAACCTAATGAAACATATACGTTTAATATTAAAAACACGGTGGAAGCATTTGAAAGTTCGTTTACAGGTGCTACAGATATAGCGCTGTCTGATTTTCATAAAGGAAATGTCAAAGCACGTACGCGTATGATTGTACAGTATGCAATCGGAGGAGAAAATGGCCTTTTAGTTATCGGAACCGATCATGCAGCAGAAGCAGTAACAGGCTTTTTTACGAAATACGGGGATGGCGGAGCAGACGTGCTGCCTCTAACGGGATTAACAAAACGTCAAGGAAAAGCATTGCTAAAAGAATTAGGTGCAGATAAACGATTGTACGAAAAAGTACCAACAGCTGACTTATTAGATAATAGTCCTGGTCAATCTGATGAAACGGAACTAGGAATTTCTTATGATGAACTAGACGATTATTTGGAAGGAAAAGAAGTATCACAACAAGCCGCTGAAAAAATTGAACAGCGCTATCGTATTACTGAACATAAGCGTCAGTTACCGGCTAGCATGTTTGATGAATGGTGGAAATGA
- a CDS encoding S1 domain-containing RNA-binding protein: MAVEVGSKVQGKVTGITNFGAFVELPGGQTGLVHISEVADSYVKDINDHLKVGQEIEVKVVNEKDGKIGLSIKKAIDKPERPSSSYSQRPPRQARNNDNRSKSNFQPKENFEQKMARFLKDSEDNLSTLKRSTESKRGGRGGRRG; this comes from the coding sequence ATGGCAGTTGAAGTAGGTAGCAAGGTACAAGGTAAAGTAACAGGTATTACTAATTTTGGAGCATTTGTAGAATTACCTGGAGGTCAAACTGGGCTTGTACATATTAGTGAGGTAGCTGACAGCTATGTAAAAGACATTAATGACCATCTTAAAGTTGGTCAAGAAATTGAAGTGAAAGTCGTTAATGAGAAAGACGGAAAAATTGGATTATCGATTAAAAAAGCGATAGATAAACCTGAAAGACCCTCATCTTCTTATTCACAACGCCCGCCACGTCAGGCAAGAAATAATGATAATCGTTCTAAAAGCAACTTCCAACCAAAGGAAAACTTCGAACAAAAAATGGCGCGTTTCTTAAAAGATAGTGAAGATAATTTATCTACACTAAAACGCAGCACTGAATCAAAGCGAGGTGGCAGAGGCGGAAGACGCGGATAA
- a CDS encoding S8 family serine peptidase, which produces MKKVSIRSVLSTVAFSVALSSFAMGASANGNSKPALEPSLVKIQGDYNLKSAKKVKVIVELNEESVAEAKKKGVAQSKGKIKKARDEVKKELSKASKTSKVKREYDQVFSGFSAELPANDLEKVASLPGVKAIYPSVEYHTTEVKSKEVSAEEYGSEMDKSIYYVGADQAWKSGYTGKNMTVAVIDTGVDYDHPDLKSAFEKYKGWDFVDDDKDPQETPAGDPKGEATTHGTHVAGTIAADGKIKGVAPDAHLLAYRVLGPGGTGTTEDVIAGIERAVEDGADVMNLSLGDTINNPDLATSIALDWAMEEGVVAVTSNGNSGPANWTVGSPGTSREAISVGATQLPYNLYKTTLTVDNASYASAEVMGFPNDKALLDASGKNYEFVPVGLGKPEDFEGKDVKGKVAVISRGDIAFVDKVDNAKKAGAVATVIYNNVEGTIPDIPGTSLPSIRLSKADGQALVASLAKGSVTGSFNATFDQTVDETMADFSSRGPVVDTWMIKPDISAPGVDIISTVPTNDPSNPHGYGSKQGTSMAAPHVAGAAALILQAHPNYKVEDVKASLMNTTELLRDRNGLIYPHNTQGAGSMRVVDAIKAKTLITPGSHSYGVFYKDKGKQVEKQSFNIKNLSNHSQKYSIKVKFKKSHQAIDVKSTNDLVVNAGKTQKVNLNVKVDAGKLSPGYYEGTITVSNNKETYDVPTILFVKEPDYPRVTSAYVDVLGNGSFEYGSYLPGGAEKLSYYIYDATLETGELLSSYTNVAKGFSSATWDGKINGEALPAGTYYLYAEAVKAGQTTGSLGEFEIK; this is translated from the coding sequence ATGAAAAAAGTATCAATTCGGTCTGTATTAAGTACAGTAGCATTTTCGGTTGCTTTATCTTCTTTTGCAATGGGAGCATCCGCTAACGGAAATTCAAAGCCGGCGCTTGAACCGTCTTTAGTTAAAATTCAAGGAGACTATAACTTAAAATCAGCAAAAAAAGTAAAAGTTATTGTGGAGTTAAATGAAGAGTCTGTAGCGGAAGCAAAGAAAAAGGGAGTAGCGCAAAGTAAAGGAAAGATTAAAAAAGCGCGTGACGAAGTGAAAAAAGAGCTTTCAAAAGCTTCTAAAACTTCAAAAGTAAAGCGTGAATATGACCAAGTATTTTCCGGATTTTCAGCGGAACTTCCGGCTAATGACCTTGAAAAAGTAGCCAGTTTACCCGGAGTAAAAGCTATTTATCCGAGCGTTGAATATCATACAACAGAAGTGAAATCGAAAGAAGTGAGCGCCGAAGAATACGGTTCTGAAATGGATAAAAGTATTTACTATGTAGGAGCAGATCAAGCGTGGAAATCAGGATATACAGGTAAAAATATGACCGTAGCCGTTATCGATACAGGCGTCGATTACGACCACCCGGATTTAAAGTCAGCGTTTGAGAAATATAAAGGATGGGATTTTGTTGACGATGACAAAGACCCTCAAGAAACGCCGGCTGGAGATCCAAAAGGCGAAGCGACAACGCACGGTACGCACGTAGCGGGAACAATTGCAGCGGATGGGAAAATTAAAGGGGTAGCTCCTGATGCCCATTTACTTGCTTATCGTGTACTAGGTCCAGGAGGAACAGGTACAACGGAAGACGTGATCGCCGGTATTGAACGTGCCGTAGAAGACGGAGCGGATGTAATGAACCTGTCGCTTGGAGATACAATTAATAATCCAGACTTGGCAACGAGTATTGCATTAGATTGGGCAATGGAAGAAGGAGTAGTAGCTGTTACATCAAATGGAAACAGTGGACCAGCTAACTGGACAGTAGGCTCTCCGGGGACGTCTCGTGAAGCTATCTCAGTTGGTGCGACTCAGCTTCCCTACAATTTGTATAAAACGACATTAACTGTAGATAACGCAAGCTATGCTTCAGCTGAAGTAATGGGCTTTCCAAATGACAAGGCATTACTGGATGCAAGTGGTAAAAATTATGAATTTGTACCTGTCGGACTCGGAAAACCAGAAGACTTTGAAGGAAAGGACGTAAAAGGAAAAGTAGCGGTTATTTCTCGCGGTGACATTGCGTTTGTAGATAAAGTTGACAATGCGAAAAAAGCCGGTGCTGTGGCAACGGTGATTTACAATAACGTAGAAGGAACGATCCCTGATATTCCAGGTACATCTCTGCCAAGTATTCGCCTATCAAAAGCCGATGGACAAGCTTTGGTAGCTTCTTTAGCAAAAGGATCCGTCACGGGCTCTTTTAATGCAACATTTGATCAGACGGTTGATGAAACAATGGCTGATTTTTCATCTCGCGGACCCGTTGTGGATACGTGGATGATTAAGCCAGACATTTCAGCACCTGGAGTAGACATTATCAGCACAGTGCCAACAAATGATCCAAGCAACCCTCATGGATATGGATCAAAACAAGGAACAAGTATGGCCGCGCCGCACGTAGCGGGAGCAGCAGCGTTAATTTTACAGGCGCATCCAAATTATAAAGTAGAAGATGTAAAAGCATCTTTAATGAACACAACGGAACTGCTTCGTGACCGCAACGGGCTGATTTATCCTCATAATACGCAAGGTGCAGGAAGCATGCGCGTAGTAGATGCAATTAAAGCAAAAACGCTTATTACACCAGGAAGTCATTCGTACGGTGTTTTTTATAAAGATAAAGGGAAACAAGTAGAAAAACAAAGCTTCAACATTAAAAATCTATCAAATCACAGTCAAAAATACTCGATCAAAGTAAAATTTAAGAAAAGCCATCAGGCAATTGACGTTAAATCAACAAACGATTTAGTTGTTAATGCAGGAAAAACACAAAAAGTAAATCTAAATGTAAAAGTAGATGCAGGGAAATTATCTCCTGGCTATTACGAAGGCACAATTACCGTAAGTAACAATAAAGAAACGTACGATGTTCCAACAATCTTATTTGTAAAAGAGCCGGACTATCCTCGCGTCACTTCTGCCTATGTAGATGTACTTGGAAATGGATCATTTGAATACGGCAGTTATTTACCAGGAGGAGCAGAGAAGCTTAGCTATTACATTTACGATGCAACGTTAGAAACAGGGGAATTGTTAAGTTCGTATACGAATGTAGCAAAAGGATTCTCTAGCGCAACGTGGGACGGAAAAATTAATGGTGAAGCTCTTCCAGCGGGAACGTATTATTTATACGCAGAAGCAGTGAAAGCAGGTCAGACGACCGGTTCTTTAGGAGAATTTGAAATTAAATAA
- a CDS encoding 3-hydroxybutyrate dehydrogenase — protein MVENKIVLITGAAQGIGYQIGERFAEDGATVVLTDLNEDGVKKAAYKLKTKGYEALGIKADVTNESDIEQMIAQTVETYGRLDVLINNAGMQFVSPLEEFPTEKFELLTKIMLVAPFVATKHAFPIMKKQKFGRILNMSSINGLIGFSGKAAYNSAKHGVIGLTKVAALEGAEHGITVNAICPGYVDTPLVQNQLKDLARTRNVALEKVLEEVIYPLVPQKRLLAVDEIADYAMFLASDLAKGVTGQAAVIDGGYTAQ, from the coding sequence ATGGTTGAAAACAAAATTGTGTTAATTACAGGTGCAGCTCAAGGTATTGGTTATCAAATTGGTGAGCGCTTTGCTGAAGATGGAGCGACTGTTGTCTTAACTGACTTAAATGAAGATGGAGTTAAGAAAGCGGCATACAAATTGAAGACAAAAGGCTACGAAGCATTAGGCATTAAAGCAGATGTGACAAATGAAAGTGATATTGAACAAATGATTGCTCAAACGGTTGAAACATATGGTCGCCTTGATGTATTAATTAACAATGCTGGCATGCAATTTGTTTCCCCGCTCGAAGAATTTCCTACTGAAAAATTTGAACTTTTAACGAAAATTATGCTTGTTGCACCTTTTGTTGCGACTAAGCATGCTTTTCCTATTATGAAAAAGCAAAAATTCGGCCGCATTTTGAACATGTCTTCCATTAACGGATTGATTGGTTTCTCAGGAAAAGCGGCATACAACAGTGCTAAGCACGGCGTGATTGGCTTAACGAAAGTGGCTGCTCTTGAAGGTGCAGAGCACGGCATTACGGTAAATGCGATTTGCCCTGGTTATGTTGATACGCCGCTTGTTCAAAATCAATTAAAAGATTTGGCACGTACGCGAAATGTAGCGCTTGAAAAAGTACTAGAAGAAGTCATTTATCCTCTTGTTCCTCAAAAGCGCTTACTTGCTGTCGATGAAATTGCAGATTATGCAATGTTTTTAGCAAGTGATTTAGCAAAAGGCGTAACCGGCCAAGCTGCTGTGATCGATGGTGGATATACGGCTCAATAA
- a CDS encoding acylphosphatase — MKKHVYMIVDGRVQGVGFRHYTQLKAMECSINGWIRNRDDQKVEIDAEGEESNIQKFIEEIKKGPSPFASVSNVEVKIVNTPSHTHSFRVKYS, encoded by the coding sequence GTGAAAAAACATGTGTATATGATTGTAGACGGACGCGTTCAAGGAGTTGGGTTCCGTCACTACACGCAGCTAAAAGCAATGGAATGCTCCATTAACGGATGGATACGAAATCGAGACGATCAAAAAGTGGAAATTGATGCTGAAGGTGAAGAAAGTAATATCCAAAAATTTATTGAAGAAATTAAAAAAGGTCCCTCGCCGTTCGCTTCTGTTAGCAATGTGGAAGTAAAGATAGTAAACACCCCTTCCCACACCCATTCTTTTCGCGTGAAGTACAGTTAA
- a CDS encoding MFS transporter yields the protein MQAAARTKQAQPATIYRILFAISLGHFLNDCMQSVIPALFPVLEKSMNLNYTQIGWIAFALNMTSSIMQPVFGVFADKRPSPFLLPIAMCLSMIGMVGLALAPNFYFVIISVLFVGFGSAIFHPEGSRVAYMAAGGKRGLAQSIYQVGGNTGQSMAPLFTAFIFIGLGQFGTIWFTLIAGIGVVVLYSVSKWYKSELATRQRLKKKQSDASFTMNKQIIFAVGLLIFLVFARSWYGAGILNFFQFYIIEKFNLPIKSAQLYVFLFMIAGVFGTFFGGPLADRFGKRNILLFSMLGSVPFTLLLPHVSLGVAAPLLVLIGFVLQSSFSVTVVYAQELMPGKIGLVSGLIVGLAFGMGALGAVVFGKLADVFSLQFIMLFCSYLPILGLLTWLLPSDKRVKEMHEAK from the coding sequence ATGCAAGCAGCAGCACGAACGAAGCAAGCGCAGCCGGCGACGATTTACCGTATTTTATTTGCTATTAGTTTAGGACATTTCCTAAATGATTGTATGCAGTCCGTTATACCGGCACTTTTTCCTGTCCTTGAAAAATCGATGAATTTAAACTACACGCAAATCGGTTGGATTGCCTTTGCTTTAAACATGACGTCATCGATTATGCAGCCGGTGTTCGGCGTATTTGCCGATAAGCGTCCCTCGCCATTTTTATTGCCAATTGCGATGTGTCTAAGCATGATTGGTATGGTTGGGCTCGCTTTAGCGCCAAATTTTTATTTTGTGATTATATCTGTCTTATTTGTAGGGTTCGGCTCAGCTATTTTTCACCCGGAAGGTTCTCGCGTAGCGTATATGGCAGCAGGAGGAAAACGGGGGCTGGCGCAGTCTATTTATCAAGTTGGCGGAAATACGGGACAGTCGATGGCTCCGCTATTTACGGCATTTATCTTTATCGGACTTGGTCAGTTTGGCACGATTTGGTTTACGTTAATTGCAGGTATCGGCGTAGTGGTTTTGTATAGCGTCTCTAAATGGTATAAATCGGAGTTAGCTACTCGTCAACGCTTGAAGAAAAAGCAGTCAGATGCTTCATTTACGATGAACAAGCAAATTATTTTTGCGGTTGGACTTTTAATTTTTCTTGTTTTTGCACGTTCATGGTACGGAGCAGGCATCCTTAATTTCTTTCAGTTTTATATCATTGAAAAATTTAATTTGCCTATCAAAAGTGCTCAGCTTTACGTTTTTTTATTTATGATTGCAGGGGTATTTGGAACATTCTTTGGAGGTCCGCTTGCCGATCGTTTCGGAAAACGAAATATTTTATTGTTTTCTATGTTAGGGTCAGTACCGTTTACTTTATTACTCCCTCATGTTTCTCTAGGAGTGGCAGCACCTCTTTTAGTACTAATCGGCTTTGTTCTTCAGTCAAGTTTCAGCGTCACGGTCGTCTATGCTCAGGAGCTGATGCCGGGAAAAATCGGGTTGGTTTCCGGCCTAATTGTAGGTCTTGCTTTTGGAATGGGAGCTTTAGGAGCTGTTGTATTCGGTAAATTAGCCGATGTCTTCAGCCTTCAGTTTATCATGCTGTTTTGCAGCTATCTTCCAATTCTAGGGCTGCTAACATGGCTGTTACCGAGCGATAAGCGTGTGAAAGAAATGCACGAAGCAAAATAA